In the Candidatus Kryptobacter tengchongensis genome, one interval contains:
- a CDS encoding NADH-quinone oxidoreductase subunit I: MSQVKINGRPRTREIKRKSNMNLLERLYLPEIFKGLSITFRQIFKPKFTFEYPDVKWQPPASFRGRPVLVVDDETGVERCVACGLCARVCPALAIEVVADETELDKERYPKKFEINMLRCIYCGLCEEVCPEEAIVMSKEYELVFTNREDAIFGKDKLLMPASMLKDRLEFLRKMR; this comes from the coding sequence ATGAGCCAAGTAAAGATAAATGGAAGACCGAGGACAAGGGAGATAAAGCGTAAATCAAATATGAACCTTCTTGAACGGCTTTATCTTCCCGAAATTTTTAAAGGTTTGAGCATTACATTTCGTCAGATATTTAAACCCAAATTCACATTTGAATATCCAGATGTCAAATGGCAACCACCAGCTTCTTTTCGTGGAAGACCTGTCCTCGTTGTAGATGATGAAACTGGAGTTGAAAGATGTGTGGCTTGTGGGCTTTGTGCAAGAGTTTGTCCTGCTCTTGCTATTGAGGTTGTCGCTGATGAAACTGAACTTGATAAGGAAAGATATCCAAAGAAATTTGAAATAAATATGTTGCGTTGCATATATTGCGGACTGTGCGAAGAAGTTTGTCCTGAAGAAGCGATTGTGATGAGCAAAGAATATGAGCTTGTTTTTACAAACAGGGAAGACGCAATTTTTGGAAAGGATAAGCTTTTGATGCCCGCTT